From a single Coriobacteriaceae bacterium genomic region:
- a CDS encoding response regulator transcription factor, with the protein MPLIYIVEDDEPIRRELVDILARAGFEIEACESFEHVSRDILAAAPDLVLLDLTLPVKDGQHICHEVRRESEVPIIVLTSRTTEIDEVMAMTLGADDFVPKPYSARVLVARINALLRRTAAAGERSTLVHKGLELDLARSMVTNTQTGTSTELTKNELRILSLLLSRAGKIVSRSAIMQDLWDSDAFVDDNTLTVNINRLRTTLEKIGIKGYLTTHRGQGYSV; encoded by the coding sequence ATGCCGCTGATCTATATCGTTGAGGACGACGAGCCCATTCGTCGTGAGCTTGTCGACATTCTTGCCCGCGCCGGGTTTGAAATCGAGGCCTGCGAATCGTTCGAGCACGTCTCGCGCGATATTCTCGCCGCCGCTCCCGACCTGGTGCTGCTCGACCTCACACTCCCTGTCAAAGACGGCCAGCACATCTGCCATGAGGTTCGCCGCGAATCCGAGGTTCCCATCATCGTCCTCACGTCGCGCACGACCGAGATTGACGAGGTCATGGCCATGACGCTCGGCGCGGACGACTTTGTTCCCAAGCCCTACAGCGCCCGTGTGCTCGTGGCGCGCATCAACGCACTACTGCGTCGCACCGCGGCGGCGGGCGAGCGCAGCACGCTCGTCCACAAGGGACTGGAGCTCGACCTCGCACGCTCCATGGTCACCAACACGCAAACGGGCACCAGCACCGAGCTCACCAAAAACGAGCTGCGTATCCTCTCGTTGCTTCTGAGCCGCGCGGGCAAGATCGTCTCGCGCTCGGCCATCATGCAGGACCTGTGGGACTCCGATGCCTTCGTGGACGACAATACGCTCACCGTCAACATCAACCGCCTGCGTACCACGCTCGAAAAAATCGGCATCAAGGGGTATTTGACGACGCATCGCGGCCAAGGCTATTCGGTCTAG
- the purH gene encoding bifunctional phosphoribosylaminoimidazolecarboxamide formyltransferase/IMP cyclohydrolase: protein MGSDVKIARALISVTDKTGVVDFARTLVDDFGVEIISTGGTARAIEDAGVPVTPIEEFTGYPEMMDGRVKTLHPKVHGALLARRDSEQHMQEAAQHGIKLIDLVVVNLYEFEKTVANPEVTFADAIEHIDIGGPSMLRSAAKNAASVTVISDPADYDAVLAEMHETGGCTTLSTRRRLQVKVYQTTAAYDTAISRWLAAQASDVADTSAKLEISLEKVDDLRYGENPQQKATVYRFAEGCENTASSQFPLVGSEQIQGKPLSYNNYLDADAAWNLVREFDEPACVILKHQNPCGSAAAEDITAAYDRAFACDPKSAFGGIIACNREVPYELVEHFADQNKQFVEVIIAPSYTAEALERMAKRPNLRVLATGGVDHGAQVELRSVDGGMLVQEVDHVTEDPATFTFPTDRKPTDAEMAELEFAWKVCKGVKSNAILVSKGKAGIGMGPGQPNRVDSALLACERAEDFCEREGVEKGGFACASDAFFPFRDNVDVLAEHGVTCIIQPGGSKRDDESIQACNEHNIAMVFTGARHFRH from the coding sequence ATGGGATCTGATGTGAAGATCGCACGCGCGTTGATCTCGGTTACCGATAAGACGGGCGTCGTCGATTTCGCACGGACGCTGGTCGATGACTTTGGCGTCGAGATCATCTCTACGGGCGGCACGGCTCGTGCCATTGAGGACGCGGGCGTTCCCGTAACCCCCATCGAGGAGTTCACGGGCTATCCCGAGATGATGGACGGCCGCGTTAAGACCCTGCACCCCAAGGTTCACGGCGCGCTGCTGGCCCGCCGCGATTCCGAGCAGCACATGCAGGAGGCCGCTCAGCACGGCATTAAGCTGATCGACCTGGTCGTCGTCAACCTGTACGAGTTCGAGAAAACCGTCGCCAACCCCGAGGTCACCTTCGCGGACGCCATCGAGCACATCGACATCGGTGGCCCCTCCATGCTGCGCTCCGCCGCTAAGAACGCCGCGAGCGTTACCGTCATCTCCGACCCGGCCGACTATGATGCCGTCCTGGCCGAGATGCACGAGACCGGTGGCTGCACCACGCTTTCCACTCGTCGTCGCCTGCAGGTGAAGGTCTACCAGACCACCGCCGCCTACGACACGGCTATCTCCCGTTGGCTTGCCGCCCAGGCAAGCGACGTGGCGGACACTTCTGCCAAGCTTGAGATCTCGCTGGAGAAGGTCGACGACCTGCGCTATGGCGAGAATCCTCAGCAGAAGGCTACGGTCTATCGCTTTGCCGAGGGCTGCGAGAACACCGCGAGCTCGCAGTTCCCGCTCGTTGGCTCCGAGCAGATCCAGGGCAAGCCGCTCAGCTACAACAACTATCTGGATGCCGACGCCGCTTGGAACCTGGTCCGCGAGTTCGACGAGCCTGCCTGCGTGATCCTCAAGCATCAGAACCCCTGCGGCTCCGCCGCGGCCGAGGACATCACGGCCGCCTACGACCGCGCGTTTGCCTGCGATCCCAAGAGCGCCTTTGGTGGCATCATCGCCTGCAACCGCGAGGTTCCCTATGAGCTGGTCGAGCACTTCGCCGATCAGAACAAGCAGTTCGTCGAGGTTATCATCGCCCCGAGCTACACTGCCGAGGCGCTCGAGCGCATGGCCAAGCGCCCCAACCTGCGCGTGCTGGCTACCGGCGGCGTGGACCACGGCGCCCAGGTGGAGCTGCGCTCCGTCGACGGCGGCATGCTGGTGCAGGAAGTCGACCACGTGACCGAGGATCCCGCGACCTTCACGTTTCCCACCGACCGCAAGCCCACTGACGCCGAGATGGCCGAGCTCGAGTTTGCCTGGAAGGTCTGCAAGGGCGTCAAGTCCAACGCCATCCTGGTCTCCAAGGGCAAGGCCGGCATTGGCATGGGCCCGGGTCAGCCTAACCGCGTTGACTCTGCGCTGCTTGCCTGCGAGCGCGCCGAGGACTTCTGCGAGCGCGAGGGCGTGGAGAAGGGCGGCTTTGCCTGCGCAAGCGACGCGTTCTTCCCGTTCCGCGACAACGTCGACGTGCTTGCCGAGCATGGTGTGACCTGCATCATCCAGCCCGGCGGCTCCAAGCGCGACGACGAGAGCATCCAGGCCTGCAACGAGCACAATATTGCTATGGTGTTTACGGGCGCTCGCCACTTTAGGCACTAA
- a CDS encoding undecaprenyl-diphosphate phosphatase, with product MDIIELLKSAFMGLVEGITEWLPVSSTGHMILVDEFVKMNVSETFWNMFLVVIQLGAILAVCVLFFYDLNPFSPSKGKEGRRDTWVLWGKIVLGCIPAAAIGLPLNDWMEEHFYNAPVVALALIVYGVLFIVIENWRANKRDQAALAGSFGARAVVAGGRPAGAHFAAPAATAAADDDDNLDFGSITTLEDLSWKTALGIGCFQVLSLIPGTSRSGSTIIGGLLLGCTRSVASKFTFFLAIPVMFGASALKLVKYFVKGGTFGTNEIAILGVGCIVAFVVSLIAIKWLMGFVRRHDFKCFGVYRIILGIVVLAYFFVLEPMLGL from the coding sequence TTGGATATCATTGAGCTTCTAAAATCTGCCTTCATGGGCCTAGTCGAGGGCATTACCGAATGGCTGCCTGTTTCGTCGACCGGTCACATGATCTTGGTGGACGAGTTCGTCAAGATGAACGTGAGCGAGACGTTCTGGAATATGTTCCTGGTCGTGATTCAGCTTGGCGCCATTTTGGCCGTCTGCGTCCTGTTCTTCTACGACCTCAACCCGTTTTCTCCCAGCAAGGGCAAGGAGGGCCGTCGCGACACCTGGGTGCTGTGGGGCAAGATTGTGCTCGGCTGCATTCCCGCCGCGGCGATCGGTCTGCCGCTTAACGACTGGATGGAGGAGCATTTCTATAATGCTCCCGTCGTGGCGCTGGCGCTCATTGTGTACGGCGTGCTGTTTATCGTGATCGAAAACTGGCGCGCGAACAAGCGCGACCAGGCCGCTCTTGCCGGTTCGTTTGGCGCGCGTGCCGTGGTGGCGGGCGGACGACCCGCTGGTGCGCATTTTGCCGCGCCCGCTGCGACTGCCGCTGCAGACGATGACGATAACCTGGACTTTGGCTCCATCACTACGCTCGAGGACCTGAGCTGGAAGACCGCGCTGGGTATTGGTTGCTTCCAGGTGCTCTCGCTGATTCCTGGCACATCGCGTTCCGGCTCTACCATCATCGGCGGCCTGCTGCTGGGCTGCACGCGCTCGGTGGCGTCTAAGTTCACGTTCTTCCTGGCTATTCCCGTTATGTTTGGCGCAAGTGCGCTCAAGCTGGTCAAGTACTTCGTTAAGGGTGGCACCTTCGGCACCAACGAGATCGCCATCCTGGGCGTGGGCTGCATCGTGGCCTTTGTGGTTTCGCTTATCGCCATCAAGTGGCTTATGGGTTTCGTCCGCCGTCATGACTTCAAGTGCTTCGGCGTCTACCGCATCATTCTGGGCATCGTGGTGCTCGCGTACTTCTTCGTCCTGGAGCCTATGCTCGGCCTGTAA
- a CDS encoding sensor histidine kinase, producing MSFGKFFKDALLPVAVWTCGVLLSCFVLTVAGASTSIVVVAVGVSFIFGMLGIVVEYARRRRFLRQLERAAEELESPAWVQEMVQCPTYAEGELEYEVLRRVGKAACDEVAEGRRQTDDYRDYIESWVHEAKLPLAAAHLILENLDGSEDDLSRVDDLGRELARVERYIDQALYYARSEVVERDYLIRRWDLKTLVTGAIKANARELIAAHVAPVCENLDFEVFTDEKWLEFILGQLIQNSIKYACEDGAKIVFSGALLDESLASERIELTVADNGCGVSAADLPRVFEKGFTGDNGRTTKRATGIGLYLVARLCSKMGIDVTAASDSGEGFVVTFAFSTNKFQYFE from the coding sequence ATGTCGTTTGGCAAGTTCTTTAAAGATGCGCTGCTTCCCGTCGCCGTGTGGACGTGCGGCGTGCTGCTGAGCTGCTTTGTGCTGACGGTCGCCGGTGCTTCGACATCTATTGTGGTCGTGGCGGTCGGCGTGTCCTTTATCTTTGGTATGCTCGGCATCGTGGTCGAGTACGCGCGCCGTCGCCGTTTTCTGCGTCAGCTGGAGCGTGCGGCCGAGGAGCTCGAGAGTCCCGCATGGGTGCAGGAGATGGTGCAATGCCCGACCTATGCCGAGGGCGAGCTCGAGTACGAGGTCTTGCGTCGCGTGGGCAAAGCTGCTTGCGACGAGGTTGCCGAAGGCCGGCGTCAGACCGATGACTATCGCGACTATATCGAGAGCTGGGTCCACGAGGCCAAGCTGCCCCTGGCGGCGGCCCACCTGATTTTGGAAAACCTGGACGGCAGCGAAGACGACCTGTCGCGCGTGGATGACCTGGGCCGTGAGCTGGCTCGCGTGGAGCGCTATATCGACCAGGCACTGTACTACGCGCGCTCGGAAGTCGTGGAGCGGGACTACCTGATTCGCCGCTGGGATCTCAAGACCTTGGTGACGGGCGCGATTAAAGCCAACGCGCGCGAGCTCATCGCGGCGCACGTGGCCCCGGTGTGCGAGAACCTCGACTTTGAGGTCTTTACCGACGAGAAGTGGCTCGAGTTTATCTTGGGGCAGCTCATCCAGAACAGCATTAAATACGCGTGCGAGGACGGCGCGAAGATCGTGTTTTCGGGCGCGTTGCTGGACGAGAGTCTGGCGAGTGAGCGCATTGAGCTCACTGTTGCCGATAACGGCTGCGGCGTGAGTGCGGCAGACCTGCCACGCGTGTTCGAGAAGGGCTTTACCGGCGACAACGGCCGCACCACCAAGCGCGCAACGGGCATCGGCCTCTATCTGGTGGCACGCCTGTGCTCCAAGATGGGCATCGACGTCACCGCGGCATCCGATTCCGGCGAAGGCTTTGTTGTCACGTTTGCCTTCTCAACCAACAAGTTCCAATACTTTGAGTAG
- a CDS encoding HipA domain-containing protein, translated as MDGTLFVHREFNGSYQLVGILEENAGFPIFTYSPKYLESGDAAPISISLPLTAETFSPDATGSFFSGIIPEGQLNRDLEKRARAERGDYFKVLDLVRDEPVGALVLTREPSGDSLEMDYEEIGAEQLSGLAYAPAEVAFDLALESRISLAGAQAKIGLYHTGDDPCGGWYLPHGAAPSTHILKAGSKTFPGETVCEAMCVRAASLMDLSAEECFLIRVEDAEPIIAVKRFDRVTSDAGRSVDGLPIPYRLHQEDVCQAKGVSRELKYEPTGVNYLGLIVDAVRRASTNQMEDRFLVGYNQLFDYAVGNCDNHLKNWSLVWDESWKQVRLAPLYDVLCTTVYPSLVREMGVSFGGSRKIDEVTRGSVMSQMIGAGLPGGIVAGMIADTCNEVPDALRDAARGLKEEGFPEAEVMFEKIIPEVQARLSRIAL; from the coding sequence ATGGATGGCACGCTGTTCGTTCACCGTGAGTTTAATGGGTCTTACCAGCTGGTCGGCATATTGGAGGAAAATGCGGGGTTTCCGATATTCACCTATAGCCCCAAATATCTCGAGAGCGGTGATGCGGCGCCGATTTCGATCTCGCTGCCGTTGACGGCCGAGACATTTAGTCCGGATGCAACGGGTTCCTTTTTCTCCGGCATCATTCCGGAGGGGCAGCTCAACAGGGACCTTGAGAAAAGGGCGCGAGCGGAACGCGGAGATTACTTCAAGGTACTCGATTTGGTCCGCGATGAACCCGTCGGCGCCCTGGTTCTGACGCGAGAGCCTTCGGGCGACAGCCTCGAAATGGACTATGAAGAGATAGGTGCGGAACAGCTAAGCGGGCTGGCATACGCACCGGCGGAGGTTGCTTTTGATTTAGCGCTAGAGAGTCGAATCTCCCTTGCAGGTGCTCAGGCGAAGATCGGTCTCTACCATACGGGCGATGACCCATGTGGTGGATGGTACCTGCCTCATGGAGCGGCTCCATCCACGCACATTCTCAAGGCGGGGTCGAAAACGTTCCCGGGCGAGACAGTGTGCGAAGCGATGTGCGTGAGAGCCGCCTCTCTGATGGACCTATCGGCCGAAGAGTGTTTTCTTATCCGAGTTGAGGATGCCGAGCCAATTATCGCCGTGAAGCGATTTGACCGAGTAACGTCTGATGCCGGACGCTCGGTTGACGGATTGCCAATTCCATACCGTTTGCATCAGGAAGATGTTTGTCAGGCCAAGGGCGTCTCGCGTGAGCTTAAATATGAGCCGACGGGCGTCAATTACCTGGGGCTTATCGTCGATGCGGTGCGAAGGGCGTCGACGAATCAAATGGAGGACAGGTTCCTTGTCGGCTATAACCAGCTGTTCGACTATGCCGTAGGTAACTGTGATAACCATCTAAAGAACTGGTCGCTCGTATGGGACGAAAGTTGGAAGCAGGTGAGGTTGGCGCCGCTCTATGACGTGCTGTGCACAACGGTTTACCCCAGTCTCGTTCGTGAGATGGGCGTCTCGTTTGGTGGGAGCCGCAAGATTGACGAAGTAACGCGCGGGTCGGTGATGAGCCAAATGATTGGGGCGGGTTTGCCCGGGGGAATTGTCGCCGGAATGATTGCTGATACCTGCAATGAGGTTCCAGACGCGCTAAGAGACGCGGCGCGCGGTCTCAAAGAAGAGGGTTTTCCCGAGGCGGAGGTAATGTTCGAGAAGATCATTCCAGAAGTGCAAGCTCGTCTAAGCAGGATCGCCTTATAA
- a CDS encoding helix-turn-helix domain-containing protein, whose amino-acid sequence MTTIKKLDGRVKLKPSEAAFSERTVFDPSEIGKALRLRRRELGLTQRDVATMTGRSLRVIGDIERGRTTVEIGVIFDYASIVDIDFILKVRGK is encoded by the coding sequence GTGACAACGATTAAAAAGCTGGATGGGCGCGTCAAGCTCAAACCGTCGGAAGCCGCTTTCTCGGAGCGCACGGTTTTCGATCCCTCTGAGATAGGGAAGGCCCTTAGGCTCAGAAGGCGTGAGCTCGGCTTGACTCAACGTGACGTCGCGACTATGACGGGTCGCAGCCTTCGTGTGATTGGTGATATCGAACGGGGGCGGACAACGGTCGAAATTGGTGTCATTTTCGATTACGCCTCCATCGTGGATATTGATTTTATTCTGAAGGTGAGGGGGAAGTAA
- a CDS encoding universal stress protein — protein sequence MNEGYTKVFVSLDGTEQQDFVLARAIKVAANNGAKLIIGHVIDSTALESAGSYPVDLVNGLEEAFKNSIAKQLEEAKANPDIPEVEVMIRAGRIRETLKDEMLDVVKPDLVLCGARGLSSIKYALLGSISTFLLRNTDCDILVVK from the coding sequence ATGAACGAGGGCTATACCAAGGTATTTGTTTCACTCGACGGTACCGAGCAGCAGGATTTTGTGCTCGCACGCGCCATCAAGGTCGCCGCGAACAACGGCGCCAAGCTGATTATCGGCCACGTCATCGATTCCACGGCACTCGAGAGCGCCGGTTCCTATCCGGTCGATCTGGTCAACGGCCTAGAGGAGGCATTTAAGAACTCCATCGCCAAGCAACTCGAAGAGGCCAAGGCCAATCCCGATATTCCCGAGGTCGAGGTTATGATTCGCGCCGGCCGTATTCGCGAGACGCTCAAGGACGAGATGCTCGACGTGGTCAAGCCCGACCTGGTGCTCTGCGGCGCTCGCGGCCTGTCCTCGATCAAGTATGCGCTCCTGGGTTCGATTTCGACGTTCCTGCTGCGCAATACCGACTGCGACATCTTGGTCGTGAAGTAG
- a CDS encoding DUF2207 domain-containing protein — translation MNAPVAKTCRQRRLFARFASVCALVALALLLLPAAAHADGYSMTQTYISATVEADGSLTVVEGRQFEFDDDINGVFWEINTGTNQQGGTAGVDVLSVEEGDTAFNKVDSANKGDSGVYTIEQAGDGVRIKVFSPHESGDSAIYYVSYTMTGAVMNWADTAELYWKFVGDGWSADSDDVEMEVYFANAAAGTAAVKGDNFRAWGHGPLTGDVSLDADEPMVTYTIPCVHQGEFAEARIAFPGDWVPQLAASGEERMSTILSEEKEWADEANARRAHARMIANALAVLSVVAAVAFTGTIVMLKLRKRKPKPLFQDEYFRDVPSADHPAVLSALMSWNEVPDQAYIATLMKLTDDRVIKLEEATETKKKGLLRREKEEQTYRITVTDEAWKAAKKDGIDRDVLKVFFAGVKPDKDGVRSRTFSELEEYASERTTSVGDKLEDYQSTVKGKLEARELIASDGTIAMVAGLVLGIIIVFGILGSLFYTDFADANVGAAMISIPVTIVGFVLSCTFRRYTPEGAEVAARCKALKHWLEDFTRLKEAIPSDLILWNKLLVMGVALGVSKEVLRQLAEAVPADLRNSDDFYDNYPCYWWYYHHYGNESPLDSFNDVYHETIRELASSSDSSSGGGGGGFSGGGGGGVGGGGGGTF, via the coding sequence ATGAACGCCCCCGTTGCCAAAACCTGTCGGCAGCGCCGCCTGTTTGCGCGATTTGCTTCCGTCTGCGCACTCGTCGCGCTTGCATTGCTGCTACTGCCCGCCGCCGCACACGCCGACGGTTATTCCATGACCCAAACCTACATCAGTGCCACGGTCGAGGCCGATGGATCGCTGACCGTTGTCGAGGGGCGCCAGTTTGAATTCGATGACGACATCAACGGCGTGTTTTGGGAGATTAATACGGGTACCAACCAGCAGGGTGGCACGGCGGGCGTCGATGTGCTGAGTGTCGAGGAAGGGGACACCGCGTTTAACAAAGTCGATAGCGCGAACAAGGGCGACTCTGGCGTCTATACGATCGAGCAGGCCGGTGACGGCGTAAGGATTAAGGTGTTCAGCCCTCACGAGAGCGGTGACAGTGCAATCTATTACGTGAGCTACACCATGACCGGTGCGGTTATGAACTGGGCCGATACCGCCGAGCTCTACTGGAAGTTCGTGGGTGACGGCTGGTCGGCGGATTCCGACGATGTCGAGATGGAAGTGTACTTCGCAAATGCCGCTGCCGGGACGGCGGCCGTCAAGGGCGATAACTTCCGCGCATGGGGCCACGGCCCGCTGACGGGCGATGTATCGCTCGATGCGGACGAACCCATGGTCACCTATACCATTCCCTGCGTGCATCAGGGCGAATTCGCCGAGGCACGCATCGCCTTCCCCGGCGACTGGGTGCCGCAGCTTGCCGCTTCGGGCGAAGAGCGCATGTCAACGATCCTGAGCGAAGAGAAGGAATGGGCCGACGAAGCTAACGCCCGCCGCGCTCACGCTCGCATGATTGCCAATGCACTTGCCGTGCTAAGTGTTGTTGCGGCGGTGGCCTTTACCGGCACAATCGTTATGCTCAAGCTGCGCAAGCGCAAGCCCAAGCCGCTTTTCCAGGACGAATATTTCCGCGATGTGCCCTCGGCCGACCATCCCGCCGTGCTTTCGGCCCTCATGAGCTGGAACGAGGTGCCCGATCAGGCATATATCGCCACACTGATGAAGCTGACCGACGACCGCGTGATCAAGCTGGAAGAAGCGACCGAGACCAAGAAGAAGGGTCTGCTCCGTCGCGAAAAAGAGGAGCAGACGTATCGCATCACAGTGACCGACGAGGCCTGGAAGGCTGCCAAGAAGGACGGCATCGATCGCGATGTGCTCAAGGTCTTCTTCGCCGGCGTTAAGCCCGATAAGGACGGAGTCCGTTCGCGCACGTTTAGTGAGCTGGAGGAGTACGCTAGCGAGCGTACCACATCTGTTGGCGACAAGCTCGAGGACTATCAGAGCACAGTTAAGGGCAAGCTGGAAGCGCGCGAGCTTATAGCATCGGATGGCACTATCGCGATGGTGGCCGGCCTGGTTCTCGGCATCATCATTGTCTTTGGCATTCTGGGCTCTCTGTTCTATACCGACTTTGCGGACGCCAACGTCGGTGCCGCTATGATCTCGATCCCCGTCACGATCGTGGGCTTTGTCCTGAGCTGCACCTTCCGCCGTTACACGCCGGAGGGCGCCGAAGTGGCGGCTCGCTGCAAGGCGCTTAAGCATTGGCTCGAGGACTTTACGCGCCTGAAGGAGGCCATCCCCAGCGATCTGATTCTGTGGAACAAGCTGCTGGTGATGGGCGTTGCCCTGGGCGTTTCGAAAGAAGTGCTGCGACAGCTGGCCGAGGCCGTGCCTGCGGACCTGCGCAACAGCGACGATTTCTACGACAACTACCCCTGCTACTGGTGGTATTACCATCACTACGGCAACGAGTCTCCGCTCGATTCGTTCAATGATGTGTATCACGAGACCATCCGCGAGCTGGCTTCGAGTTCCGATAGCTCGAGCGGCGGCGGTGGCGGTGGCTTTTCCGGTGGCGGCGGTGGCGGCGTCGGCGGAGGCGGCGGCGGAACGTTCTAG
- the gluQRS gene encoding tRNA glutamyl-Q(34) synthetase GluQRS, with protein sequence MDINACNIATHAVATSTASNSKLAPALAPVVGRFAPSPSGRMHLGNVFSCLCAWLSARSQGGSIVLRIEDLDDRCKRPELAAQLIDDLAWLGLEWDEGPYYQHDRLDLYEDALHRLQDAGLTYPCFCTRAELHAASAPHTSDGTPIYRGACRGLSAEEVARRSALRAPATRLRVPTVDDLADDVIEFVDRTYGAQCEALATECGDFLVRRSDGVFAYQLAVVVDDAAMGVTEVVRGCDLLGSTPRQIYLQHLLGLPTPHYAHIPLLMSPDGRRLSKRDRDLDLGELRTRFGTPEALLGWLAGQTGIAPDTTPRSAEQLVEHFSWDVIRAHRENITVTVE encoded by the coding sequence ATGGATATCAACGCATGCAACATAGCAACACACGCCGTGGCCACGTCGACGGCGTCCAACAGCAAGCTCGCCCCCGCCCTCGCGCCCGTCGTGGGCCGCTTTGCCCCGTCGCCCTCGGGCCGCATGCACCTGGGCAACGTGTTCAGTTGCCTGTGTGCGTGGCTTTCGGCCCGCAGCCAGGGCGGCAGCATCGTATTGCGCATCGAGGACCTGGACGATCGCTGCAAGCGCCCGGAACTTGCCGCCCAATTGATTGACGACCTAGCTTGGCTGGGGCTTGAGTGGGACGAAGGCCCCTACTACCAGCACGATCGCCTGGACTTGTACGAGGACGCCCTGCACCGGCTACAAGACGCCGGCCTCACCTATCCCTGCTTTTGCACGCGCGCCGAGCTCCACGCCGCGAGCGCGCCGCACACCAGCGACGGCACGCCCATCTACCGCGGCGCCTGCCGAGGCCTTTCTGCCGAGGAGGTTGCCCGCCGCAGCGCCCTGCGCGCCCCGGCCACACGCCTGCGCGTGCCCACCGTCGACGACCTCGCAGACGACGTGATCGAATTCGTTGACCGCACATACGGAGCCCAATGCGAGGCACTCGCCACCGAGTGCGGCGACTTTTTGGTGCGCCGCAGCGACGGCGTTTTTGCCTACCAGCTAGCCGTGGTAGTCGACGACGCTGCCATGGGCGTCACCGAGGTCGTGCGCGGATGCGACCTGCTGGGCTCCACGCCGCGCCAGATCTACCTGCAGCATCTGCTGGGACTGCCCACACCGCACTACGCACATATTCCGCTGCTCATGTCACCGGACGGCCGCCGCCTTTCCAAGCGCGACCGCGACCTAGACCTGGGCGAGCTCCGTACCCGCTTTGGCACACCCGAGGCACTGCTGGGCTGGCTCGCCGGGCAAACGGGCATCGCACCGGACACCACGCCGCGTTCTGCCGAGCAGCTGGTCGAGCACTTTAGCTGGGATGTTATCCGTGCGCATCGGGAGAACATCACTGTAACGGTCGAGTAG
- a CDS encoding GNAT family N-acetyltransferase has product MVSRVLYRPFDTEDFDAIALILQQLWHNNSDNDEYNRLEAACDLAYCLSSSTFSQVAVIDGEARGIALARAGQNSGVTINEHWMDTERALLSQMRELEPDACAEYLSFVRATIRTNNRLLESSPLPHDNEVTLLAVDRDVHGLGVGTVLLDAAVSHLSSLGATRAHLYTDSNCSWKFYELHGFKRTATHRANREERRHDMPRESFLYELDLTA; this is encoded by the coding sequence ATGGTCTCGCGGGTTCTCTACCGACCGTTTGATACCGAAGACTTCGACGCCATCGCGCTGATTCTACAACAGCTTTGGCATAACAATTCGGATAACGATGAGTACAACCGCCTTGAGGCCGCGTGCGACCTCGCCTATTGCCTTTCGTCATCGACGTTTTCGCAGGTTGCGGTGATTGACGGCGAGGCGCGCGGCATTGCACTTGCACGCGCAGGACAGAACTCCGGCGTCACTATCAACGAGCATTGGATGGATACCGAACGCGCGTTGCTGTCGCAGATGCGTGAGCTGGAGCCTGATGCCTGCGCCGAATATCTCTCGTTTGTGCGCGCAACCATCCGAACCAACAACCGCCTGCTCGAGAGCAGCCCGTTGCCGCACGACAACGAGGTCACGCTGCTTGCCGTGGATCGCGATGTCCATGGCCTGGGCGTTGGCACGGTTCTGCTCGATGCCGCGGTCTCGCACCTGTCCTCGCTTGGAGCGACGAGGGCGCACCTGTACACCGACTCCAACTGCTCGTGGAAGTTCTACGAGCTGCACGGCTTTAAGCGCACGGCCACGCACCGCGCCAACCGCGAAGAGCGCCGTCACGACATGCCGCGCGAAAGCTTCCTCTACGAACTCGACCTAACAGCCTAG